The window GTGGATCATCAAGGCGGCCTTCACCCCCATCGAGGGCGGCAAGACCGTCGGGTTCGAGCACCTGAAGGACGACGGCGCGACCCGCGACATGGTCGTCCCCGGCGAGATCACGTTCACCAAGGACGGCGTCGACTACAACCTCGCCGCCTTCAAGGCCGGCCGTGCGCTGCAGCTCGTGTTCGCGGACACCACGAACGGCGACAGCACCTACTCGGTCGGCCGGTTCCTGTTCGTCGTCCCGAACGACGACGGGACGGTCACCCTCGACTTCAACCTCGCCGTGCTGCCACCGTGCGCGTTCAGCTACAACTTCAACTGCCCGCTGCCGCCGGCGCAGAACCGCTTCGCGGTGCCGATCGAGGCCGGGGAGAAGAACGTCCTCAACAAGCAGGGCGAGCTGCTGCACTGAGCCCGGGTCCGGCCGGCGCCGGTCCTCGCCCGTGCCGGATCTCCGACGCACGGCAACGCAGCGCCCTGTAGCAGTAACGCCCCGCGTCAGCCGCCCGCGGCGGCCGGCGCCTCGGCAGCCGGGCGGCGCCCGCGGCGTGGCCGCTCGGGCGAGCGAGCCTGCACCAGCGCGGCCGGATGGGCCGCCAGGGTCGCCGCGACCTCGTCCAGCCACTCGATGGCCGCTTTCGCGCCCAGTTCGGCCGCGCGGTTCGCGGCGAGGAGGGCACGCGAGTCCGCCTCGTGCGTCAGGTAGCGGATGCGCTCGGCGTAGGCGGCGCGGTAGCCGTCGACGATGGCGAGCGCATCCACCCCGTCGAGGGATGCGGCGATCAGCACCTGGTCCTGCATCTCATCCCAGTCGGGGCGTCCGTCTGCCGGTCCGCCGGAAAGCCAGGCGTCCGCCGCCTCGCGCCCCGCCGGCGTCAGCTCGTAGAGGGGGAGGCCGTCGTCGGTCGCCCCGGCGGAGGCCACCAGGCCCTGGTCCGTCATACGGTCGAGGGTCGAGTACACCTGCCCAGGGTTGAGCTGGCGGCGGTGGGCGGCGCGGCAGAGGAACTCGCTCTGCAGCTGCGACCCGTAGGCGGGACCCTGCGTCAGCAGGGCCAGGAAACCGTTCTGCACGGACATACTCGGTATGCTATTCCGCTCCGGCGTTCGCCAGGCGACCGAATCGCCGAATCACAATCTTGTAACTAACCGCGGTTCTCAGGCATAATCGTGGCAACGCGCGTGAGCGCGTCCAACTTCACACCGCCGAAGCATCCCATCCGTTCCTGGTCGTAGGGGAAGACGCACCAACGAACGGAGGAGAATCATGTCGGCACACGCAGCTCGAGGGGTGCTCTACGTGCACTCCTCTCCCAGCGCGCTCTGCCCCCACATCGAGTGGGCGGCTGGTCGTGCCCTGGGTCGCGCTGTCAACTTCACCTGGGAGGCCCAGCCCGTGCTGAAGGGCTCCCAGCGCACGGAGTTCTTCTGGGACGGCCCGCAGGGGACCGGCGCCCGGCTGGCGTCCGCCCTGCGCGGGTGGGAGCACCTGCGCTACGAGGTGACGGAGGACGCCGGGCACGGCACCGACGGCGGCCGCTGGATGCACACCCCCGACCTCGGCATCTTCTTCGCCCAGGTGGACACCGCGGGCAACATGGTCGTCCCGGAGGACCGCATCCGCTACGCCATGGAGATCGCCGGCGCGAACGCCCTCGAGCTGCACCGCGAACTGCGCCTCGCCCTCGGGCAGGCGTGGGACGACGAGCTGGAGCCGTTCCGCCACGCCCACGACGACACCTCGGTGATCTGGCTGCACAACGTGGGCTGACCGGCTCCACCCCCAGACGTCCCGCGGCGGGCCGGGCTCCGGCCGCCCGCAGGCGGTGACACGCAGAAGGCCCCGGTCGCGACGACCGGGGCCTTCTGCTGTCGGTGGGAGTCCGCTCAGTAGGTGCGGAACGCGGCGACCGCGTTGTGACCGCCGAATCCGAACGAGTTGCTGATCGCCAGCTGGGGCCCGTCGCCGAGAGGCTGGGGCTCGCTCTTCACCTGCAGCGGGATGGCCGGGTCCATCTCGGTGATGTTGATCGTCGGCGGCGCCTGACGGTCGCGCATCGCGAGGATGGTGAACACAGCCTCGAGGGCGCCGGTGCCGCCGAGCAGGTGGCCGGTGGACGCCTTGGTGGCCGACACCGGGATGGTGTGCACCCGCTCGCCGAACACCTCGCGCAGGGCGACGTACTCGGACGGGTCGCCGACCGGCGTGCTCGTGGCGTGCGCGTTGATGTGGGTCACCTCGTCCGGGGTGGCGCCCGCGCGCTCAAGCGCGATGTGCACCGCGCGGCTGGCGCCGCGGCCCTCGGGGTCGTTCGCGGTGATGTGGTACGAGTCGGCGGTGACGCCGCCGCCGGCGAGCTCCGCGTAGATGCGGGCCCCGCGGGCGAGCGCGTGCTCCTCGGTCTCCAGCACGAGGCTGGCGGCGCCCTCGCCCATCACGAAGCCGTCGCGGTCGACGCTGTAGGGGCGGGAGGCGTGGGCCGGGTCGTCGTTGCGGCGCGAGAGGGCCTGCATCGACGAGAAGGAGGCGACCGTGATCGGGTGGATCGCGGACTCGGTGCCGCCGGCGATCACCACGTCGGCGAGACCCGCCTGCAGGTGCTCGTAGGCGTTCACCAGGGACTCGGTGCTCGACGCGCACGCGGAGGCGACGGTGCGGGCGAACGCCCGGGCCTCGAAGTGCATGGACACCGCGGCGGAGGCGGCGTTCGGCATGAGCATCGGGACGGTCATGGGCAGGACGCGACGCGGACCGCGCTCGCGCAGCGTGTCCCAGGCATCGAGCAGCGTCCACACGCCGCCGATGCCGGTGGCGTAGTCGACGCCGAGACGCTCGGGGGCGACGTCCGGACGGCCGGCGTCCTCCCAGGCCTCCATCGCGGAGATGAGGGCGAACTGGCTGGACGGGTCGAGGCGCTTGGCGACCGGGCGCTCCAGCACCTCCTCCGGGCGCACCTTGGCCTCGGCGGCGAAGGTGACGGGGAGCTCGTACTGGGCGACCCAGTCGTGCTCCAGGGTGCGCGCGCCGGACTCGCCGGCGAGCAGTGCGGCCCAGCTCTCGGGCGCGGTGCCACCGAGGGGCGAGGATGCGCCCACGCCGGTGATCACGATCTTCTTGGTCATAACGGCAACTCTCCGTGAATCAGGACGACGACGCGCTCAGGGGAGCGCGACGCACGCGCGGGCGGCCACTCAGCGTGCCGCCCGCGCGGAAGCATGCGCGAAGCTCAGGCGTTCTGCGCCTTGACGATGAACTCGACCGCGTCACCAACGGTCTTGAGGTTCTTGACCTCCTCGTCCGGGATCTTGACGTCGAACTTGTCCTCGGCGTTGACCACGATGGTCATCATCGAGATCGAGTCGATGTCGAGGTCGTCGGTGAACGACTTGTCCAGCTCAACCGTGTCGGTCGCGATGCCGGTCTCGTCGTTGATGAGCTCGGCCAGGCCGGCGAGAACTTCTTCGGTGGACAATGCCATGGTTTATCTCTCCTTGAGGGGGTGTCGTTGTGACCGGGAAACAGTCTAGGGCAGCACGACGACCTGCGCGCCGAAGACCAGACCGGCCCCGAAGCCGATCTGCAGCGCCAGTCCGCCGCTCAGCTCCGGGTGTTCCTGGAGCAGCCGGTGGGTCGCGAGCGGGATGGATGCGGCGGACGTGTTGCCCGTCGTCTCGATGTCGCGGGCGATGGCGACGGTGTCAGGCAGCTTGAGCTGCTTGGCGAACTCGTCGACGATCCGCATGTTGGCCTGGTGCGGGATGAAGGCGGCCAGCTGGTCGGGGGAGACCCCGGCCTCG is drawn from Leifsonia shinshuensis and contains these coding sequences:
- a CDS encoding PadR family transcriptional regulator, giving the protein MSVQNGFLALLTQGPAYGSQLQSEFLCRAAHRRQLNPGQVYSTLDRMTDQGLVASAGATDDGLPLYELTPAGREAADAWLSGGPADGRPDWDEMQDQVLIAASLDGVDALAIVDGYRAAYAERIRYLTHEADSRALLAANRAAELGAKAAIEWLDEVAATLAAHPAALVQARSPERPRRGRRPAAEAPAAAGG
- a CDS encoding beta-ketoacyl-[acyl-carrier-protein] synthase family protein, with translation MTKKIVITGVGASSPLGGTAPESWAALLAGESGARTLEHDWVAQYELPVTFAAEAKVRPEEVLERPVAKRLDPSSQFALISAMEAWEDAGRPDVAPERLGVDYATGIGGVWTLLDAWDTLRERGPRRVLPMTVPMLMPNAASAAVSMHFEARAFARTVASACASSTESLVNAYEHLQAGLADVVIAGGTESAIHPITVASFSSMQALSRRNDDPAHASRPYSVDRDGFVMGEGAASLVLETEEHALARGARIYAELAGGGVTADSYHITANDPEGRGASRAVHIALERAGATPDEVTHINAHATSTPVGDPSEYVALREVFGERVHTIPVSATKASTGHLLGGTGALEAVFTILAMRDRQAPPTINITEMDPAIPLQVKSEPQPLGDGPQLAISNSFGFGGHNAVAAFRTY
- a CDS encoding DUF3145 domain-containing protein, with translation MSAHAARGVLYVHSSPSALCPHIEWAAGRALGRAVNFTWEAQPVLKGSQRTEFFWDGPQGTGARLASALRGWEHLRYEVTEDAGHGTDGGRWMHTPDLGIFFAQVDTAGNMVVPEDRIRYAMEIAGANALELHRELRLALGQAWDDELEPFRHAHDDTSVIWLHNVG
- a CDS encoding acyl carrier protein, producing the protein MALSTEEVLAGLAELINDETGIATDTVELDKSFTDDLDIDSISMMTIVVNAEDKFDVKIPDEEVKNLKTVGDAVEFIVKAQNA